Below is a genomic region from Sutterella megalosphaeroides.
TGTTGGTTGCCGACCCCGCGCGTATCGCGCCCACGGAAAAGGGCCTTCTTTTCCTCTCGGACCTTCAGGAAGCGTTCCTTCCCGAGGCGCTCGCCGAATTCAACGGGCGCTGAGACCTTTCCCGCACGTCAACCTCCCAAAACGGTGCGTCGATCCTTCGCCGAAGGACTCGACGCACTGCTTTCGCGCGTTCGCACAACCGTTCTTCCCACTTTCGTTCGCCTCCGTCGGCAAAGTCCCCCGGACGATGCCCGAGTCCGTGTCCGGCCCGAAAGGGCAGTCGGGTACACGCCAACCGCCCCGAGGCTCGTTCCCGCACGCACCGCCCGCGCACCAAGCATGCACAAAACGGGCGCCTCGTTTCGCACCGATATGGTGCGACTGCGCCCGAAAGCGGGCATAATGAGCGCAATCTTCGGCGCACGTTGCCGTGCGGTCCCGCGAGGCCCTTCGGGGAGCTTCGGGCCGCAAGCGGCGCGCGTCGGTCGGTCCGGGCGCCCCTCGGGCGTTCGCCTTCGGTTTTTTCGTCGTCCTTCACCGGTTTTTCGGTTTGGCACGAATCTTGCTGCGTATAAAGGTACGCACCGAGAGACGGCGAGCGGTTCGACGCCTTGCGGTCCGATTTCTTTTTTCGGCGGTTCGCTTCGCCCGCTTCGCGAAGCTCCCCTCTTTCCTGATTCAACGGAGAACACCATGACGTCCAGTTCCGACGTGCTACAGATGATCAAAGACAACGACGTGAAGTTCGTGGATCTGCGCTTTACGGACATCCTCGGCAAGGAAATGCACCTCACGGTGCCCGCCGAGCGCATCGACGAAGACACGTTCGATCTCGGTCAGCCCTTCGACGGCTCGTCCTTTACCGGCTGGCGCGGCATCGAAGCCTCCGACATGCTTCTGCAGCCCGATCCCGCCACGGCGCGCATGGATCCGTTCCGCGAAGCCAACACGCTCATCCTCACGTGCGACGTTCTGGAGCCCACGACCGGCAAAGGCTACGAGCGCGATCCCCGTTCGACCGCCCGCCGCGCCGAAGCCTATCTGAAGTCGACCGGCATCGGCGACACGGCTTACTTCGGTCCCGAACCCGAATTTTTCATCTTCGACTCCGTCGCCTGGGACCATACGCCCGGCAAGAGCTTCTACCGTATCGAGAGCGAAGAAGGCCCCTGGTCGACGGGTCTTGACCTCGAAGGCGGCAACCTCGGTCACCGCAACCGCATGAAGGGCGGCTACTTCCCCGTGACGCCGGTGGATTCGCTCGCCGACATCCGCTCGGAAATGTGCACCCTCATCGAGCAGCAGGGCGTTCCGGTAGAAATCCACCACCACGAAGTGGGCGGCGCCGGCCAGTGCGAAATCGGCACGAAGTTCAGCACCCTCGTCGAACGCGCCGACTGGACGCAGATCACGAAGTACACGATCTGGAACGTGGCGGCCGCCTTCGGCAAGACCGCGACCTTCATGCCCAAGCCCATCGAAGGCGACAACGGCTCCGGCATGCACGTCCACCAGTCGATCTGGAAGGACGGCACGAACCTTTTCTCCGGGAACGGCTACGCGGGCCTCTCCGAACTCGCCCTCTACTACATCGGCGGCATCATCAAGCACGCCCGCGCTTTGAACGCCATCACGAACCCGGGCGTCAACTCCTACAAGCGTCTCGTTCCGGGCTTCGAAGCTCCGGTGAAGCTCGCCTACTCGGCGCGCAACCGTTCGGCTTCGATCCGCATTCCGCACGTGACGAGCCCGAAGGCCCGTCGCATCGAAGTGCGTTTCCCCGATCCGCTCTGCAACCCCTACCTCGGCTTCTCGGCCCTCCTCATGGCAGGTCTCGACGGCATCGAAAACAAGATTCATCCGGGCGAAGCCGCGGACAAGAATCTCTACGATCTGCCGCCCGAAGAAAACGCCAAGATCCCGACCGTTGCTCCGTCGCTCGACGCGGCGCTTGATGCTCTCGACAAGGACCGCGAGTTCCTGACGCGCGGCGGCGTCTTCTCGAACGACATGATCGACGCCTACATCGCCGTGAAGCGCAAGGAAGTGCTCCGCGCGCAGATGGCCGTGACGCCGCTCGACTTCGACCTCTACTACTCGCTCTGATCGTTCTCGTTCGACAAGGACCGGAACGATCCGAACGGGTTTCGGCCCCGGGGCGTCCGCTTGCAAGCGGGCGAGCTCCGGGCACCGACCGCCGGGGCGGCGCCGACCGAGCGTCGCCCCGTTTTTCATCTTTCCTTCGCACGCGGCGCATCGGACGCGCCCCCCGAGAGGCTCCACCGACATGACGACCGACCACCTTCTCGAGCCCGCCTGGGAGCGGTTGACGACCGCCCTCTGGGTGCTCGACGCCCGCGGGCGGATTCTCACCGCCAACGCCGCCGCGGAAGCGTTTGCGGCGAAGACCCGACGGGGACTCGCGGGGCTCGACTTTTCGACGTTCGTCGAAGAAACGGGCGCGCTCGTCGCGCATCTCGGCGCCGAACGGGGCGACCTACCGCAGGACGGCGAAGAGCTCTCGGCGAACGGGAGCGGAAACGCTTCGAACGTCTCCGGCATCGCGACCGCCTCCACTCTCTCGCACTTCAACCTCGGTCCCGACGGAGAGCGGCCCGTTCGGGCGGTTTTCTCCCGCTGGGAAGAGCCCCGCATTCCGGGAAGTGCCTTTCTCGTCGAGACGATCGATTTGACGGACGTCCTTCGGGACGAGCGGCGGCGTCTCGAAGCCGAAGTCGCGCGCGCGAATCGGGAGCTTCTTCGCAACCTCGCGCACGAAGTGAAGAACCCCTTGGGCGGCATTCGCGGGGCGGCGCAGTTGTTGGAAAGCGACCTCACGTGCGACGAAGACCGCGAGTGTACGGGCGTGATCCTCGACGAAGCGGACCGGCTGACGCGCCTCGTTGAAAGGCTGTTGGAACCCTACCGCTCGGCCGAACGGACGGGGCCCGTGGAACTCCATGAACTCCTCGAGCACGTGAAGAGCCTCATCGCGCACGAATTCCCCGAGGTGGCGTTCGTTCGGGACTACGACGTGTCGATTCCGCCCGTCCTCGCGGACGAAGGGCGCCTCACGCAGGTCTTTCTCAATCTCGTTCGCAATGCCGCCGAAGCGCTGCGCGGTGGCGCGGTTGCGGAACCCCGAATTGAACTGCGCACGCGCTTCGTGCGGGATGCCTTCGTCGGGGACGTGCGCCGAAAGCGGGCGCTCGCCCTGGATGTGCTCGATAACGGCCCGGGCATTCCCGAGGCGATCCGCGACCGGATTTTCTTTCCGCTCGTGACGGGCCGAGCCGAAGGCTCGGGCCTCGGGCTTTCGCTCGTCAAATCCTACGTGGAAGAGGCGGGCGGCTCGGTGCTCGTTGAAAGCCGCCCGGGGCGCACCGTTTTTCGCGTGTTGCTTCCCTTTGAGCCTGCCAAGCCCGCGGCTTCCCGAAACGCGCGCAACCATCCCCTAGGAACCGACAACGACCAAGGAGAACGAAATTGACGAACGAACCCCGTGCCGCATCTCCTGCCGACTCGCGTGATGTGTCCCGCGACGCATCGCGCCCTGCGTCTGCCGCATCGACGGCTCCCGTCTGGGTGGTCGACGACGATCGTGCGATCCGTTGGGTGCTCTCCCGCGCGCTCGAGCGCGCGGGGCACGCCGCCCGTACGTTCGAAAACGGCTCTGCGGTGCTCGAGAAGCTCGAAGCGGTGAAGCGGGGCGAAGTCGAGGAGCCCGCCGTCATCCTTTCCGACATCCGCATGCCGGGAATCTCGGGCGTGGAATTGGTGGAGCGCCTCAACACGGCGCTCCCTCAGGTGCCCGTCCTCATCATGACGG
It encodes:
- a CDS encoding two-component system sensor histidine kinase NtrB codes for the protein MTTDHLLEPAWERLTTALWVLDARGRILTANAAAEAFAAKTRRGLAGLDFSTFVEETGALVAHLGAERGDLPQDGEELSANGSGNASNVSGIATASTLSHFNLGPDGERPVRAVFSRWEEPRIPGSAFLVETIDLTDVLRDERRRLEAEVARANRELLRNLAHEVKNPLGGIRGAAQLLESDLTCDEDRECTGVILDEADRLTRLVERLLEPYRSAERTGPVELHELLEHVKSLIAHEFPEVAFVRDYDVSIPPVLADEGRLTQVFLNLVRNAAEALRGGAVAEPRIELRTRFVRDAFVGDVRRKRALALDVLDNGPGIPEAIRDRIFFPLVTGRAEGSGLGLSLVKSYVEEAGGSVLVESRPGRTVFRVLLPFEPAKPAASRNARNHPLGTDNDQGERN
- the glnA gene encoding type I glutamate--ammonia ligase, coding for MTSSSDVLQMIKDNDVKFVDLRFTDILGKEMHLTVPAERIDEDTFDLGQPFDGSSFTGWRGIEASDMLLQPDPATARMDPFREANTLILTCDVLEPTTGKGYERDPRSTARRAEAYLKSTGIGDTAYFGPEPEFFIFDSVAWDHTPGKSFYRIESEEGPWSTGLDLEGGNLGHRNRMKGGYFPVTPVDSLADIRSEMCTLIEQQGVPVEIHHHEVGGAGQCEIGTKFSTLVERADWTQITKYTIWNVAAAFGKTATFMPKPIEGDNGSGMHVHQSIWKDGTNLFSGNGYAGLSELALYYIGGIIKHARALNAITNPGVNSYKRLVPGFEAPVKLAYSARNRSASIRIPHVTSPKARRIEVRFPDPLCNPYLGFSALLMAGLDGIENKIHPGEAADKNLYDLPPEENAKIPTVAPSLDAALDALDKDREFLTRGGVFSNDMIDAYIAVKRKEVLRAQMAVTPLDFDLYYSL